A segment of the Candidatus Woesearchaeota archaeon genome:
ACTAAAAAATTATAAAAAAATTTTTTATAACCTCCTAAACCAAAAATTTCCAAAAAATCCAATCAAAGGCTGCCAAAAAATTCTTGAAAACCTGGCTCTTTACGTATAGTTTTTTAAGTTATAAGTATAGTTATGTGCAAAAAATTTGCCTAAAGTGTGCAAAAAATTTTTCAACTGTAAAAGAAATTTTTCCAGAGTGTGTAAAAAATTTTTTTAGCTATGTCTAGAATGACTTTAATAAAGTAATTTATAGGTAAAGAAAGGAAATCCTTTAGCGCATAGACTTAAAATAGGCCAGTATCGATAAGTTTCCATTTTTTCACACTCCTAGAAATTAAGTGTGCAAAAATGATTATCTTTACACTATGAATAAACAGCATTTCCAGTTGCCAAATGACATGACTAAAGATGGAAAATTGACACCAAATGATTTATTAGTTTATGTAACCATCAAAAGTTTTTACAATCATAAAACTACATTATGTTTCCCAGGGCTTAGAGCGATTTCTAAAAAATGTGGATTTTCTATACCAACTATTAGAAATTCTATAGAGGCTCTGGAAGAAGAACAATGGATATCGGTTAGCAGAAATAAAAGAAGGGGGTCAAAACAATTTTATACTTTCAGAAAAAGTGCAAAATTTGAGATGTTTAGTCCAGAATTTTTAGATAATGAAGTAATACCAGCTAAAGAAAAGGCTTATTTAACTGCACTTCAACAATACATGTATAAAGATATAGAAGGATTAGGAAAAGTTTCCTATTCAGAGGAAGAATTATCAAACATAATTAATTTGTCAGAAACAATCATACAAAAATATGATAAATCCTTAGAACTTAAAGGATTACTATCAGTAGTTGACTCTAATAAAATGGAAAATGGTATTATGATAAATAATAGATTTTATCATTTAGATGAACTTGGTCAGAGTATTATATTTGCATTACAAACACATGATGCAAAAATAGATAATAATTCAAAGGAAATTAAAGATCTTCAATATTTAATTAAAAAATTATTAAAAGATAAAAATAAAACTACAGAGAATGGAGAAATTATCTTACCATAAGAAAGAACTTACTGAAAAAATTAGAAATAATATTATATTATATGAGGGAGAAGACCCTAATGTTAGAAAAGATGCACTCTCTAATACAATTAAATTATGTAGAGAGTATAAGGAAGTAGTTAATGAAGATTATAA
Coding sequences within it:
- a CDS encoding helix-turn-helix domain-containing protein, coding for MNKQHFQLPNDMTKDGKLTPNDLLVYVTIKSFYNHKTTLCFPGLRAISKKCGFSIPTIRNSIEALEEEQWISVSRNKRRGSKQFYTFRKSAKFEMFSPEFLDNEVIPAKEKAYLTALQQYMYKDIEGLGKVSYSEEELSNIINLSETIIQKYDKSLELKGLLSVVDSNKMENGIMINNRFYHLDELGQSIIFALQTHDAKIDNNSKEIKDLQYLIKKLLKDKNKTTENGEIILP